The window TTCCCGTCACAGACGCGCGAGCGGACGTCTCGGTCGTCGAGTGAACGGAGTGGTGTAGGTAAATTCGGGAGTGTAAGCCGATCTTACTGCGAGTAATTTGATCATATACCCTCATACATCACCGGGTCGCGAACCGCGACAGGTCGTACGAAGTGCCTACTCCGAACTCGAATTGTGCACGGTTGTACCCGAAGGTTTAAGGTATGAACTACTTATTCATCCGGTGTTCACACTATGGCAACTGATCGCAGGAAACTCCTCAAGATGGGCGGTCTGGCGGCCGCCGCGGCGCTGTCCGGTTGTGTCGGCGTGCAAGAGCAGTCGACTCCGACCGAGTCCAGCAGTTCCGGCGGATCGAGCGGGTCCGACGACTCCAGCACAGAACAGGCGACGACCCAACCGCAAGTCGACCCCGGCACGGCCGCCGCGTGGTACGCGCGGTCCCCGGCCGAGGCTGAGACACTGAAGTCAGTCGTCGAGACGTTCAATGGCGACTCGCGCCACACGGTGAAAGGCTCGGACCTGTCTGACTTGGAGAAGAAGACGCAGTCGGCAATCCCCGCAGGTCAGGGCCCACAGATCTTCGAATGGGCGCACGACTGGGTCGGTGACTACTATCAGCGTGGCTTCCTCTCCGACCAGAGCGATAACCTCTCGGTCAGTATGGACCAGTTCACCTCCGCTGCTGCGGGCGCGGTCCAGTTCGACGATGCGGTCGTCGGTCTGCCCTTTGCTGCCGAGACGGTGACGCTCCTGTACAACAAGGAGATGGTCGACTCGCCGCCGGAGACGGTCAGCGAGATGACCGACGTGATGGAACAGCATCACGACCCGTCGAGCGGTTCGTACGGCCTGGGCTACCCGCTGAATCCCTACTTCATGAGTGCGTGGGCGCAGGCATTCGGCGGCTACTACTTCGACCCGAGCGAAGACGAGATGCTCGGCCTCGCTAACTCTCCCACGGTCGAGGGGTTCAACTATATCCTCGACACGTTCGTCCCGTATATGCCGAAGGACACGGCGTACGGCCCGCAGGCGGCTGCCTTCTCCGAGGGCAACGCGCCGTTCGCGATCAACGGCCCGTGGTACCTCGGTACCGCCCGCGAGAAGGGAATCGACGTCGGCGTCACGAAACTGCCGACGCCCGACAGCGGTTCACCGAGCCCCTACACCGGGATCCAACTGTGGTACTTCGCGAATGGGATGGAGAACTCCGAGTCGGATGCCGCAGCCGGACGCGAGTTCGCCGAGTGGTACGTTACCAACGAAGAGCAGTTAATGGCCAACGCCGAGTCCCACGGCTTCATC of the Halobaculum limi genome contains:
- a CDS encoding extracellular solute-binding protein — its product is MATDRRKLLKMGGLAAAAALSGCVGVQEQSTPTESSSSGGSSGSDDSSTEQATTQPQVDPGTAAAWYARSPAEAETLKSVVETFNGDSRHTVKGSDLSDLEKKTQSAIPAGQGPQIFEWAHDWVGDYYQRGFLSDQSDNLSVSMDQFTSAAAGAVQFDDAVVGLPFAAETVTLLYNKEMVDSPPETVSEMTDVMEQHHDPSSGSYGLGYPLNPYFMSAWAQAFGGYYFDPSEDEMLGLANSPTVEGFNYILDTFVPYMPKDTAYGPQAAAFSEGNAPFAINGPWYLGTAREKGIDVGVTKLPTPDSGSPSPYTGIQLWYFANGMENSESDAAAGREFAEWYVTNEEQLMANAESHGFIPVLESLAGSDDLPSAVQGFSEAVQQGVPMPTHPKMNKVWGPTGTAFGKALDGNMSVKDAMVEAESTIRDNWE